One Skermanella sp. TT6 genomic window, CAGCATCTGCCCGCGCGTCCGGCTGGTCGCCCGGTCGTTCAGCCAGCTCTCGATGCACATGAACAGCCCGGCCATGCAGAAGCCCTCGGCCAGCCTCAGCACCGCCCACAGCGGCAGGCTGAGATAGAGCGCGTGCCCCAGGGTCGCGGCGGAGAACACCGACGCGAAGGCGGAGAAGGCCCGGATATGACCGACCTTCGCGATGACCCGGTAGCCGAACAGCGACCCCGCGGTCAGCCCGGCATAATAGGCCGCCATGACGAAGCCGATCGCGACCGGCCCGACCCCCGTGGCGGTCAGCCGCACGCCGACCAGGGTGCTGAGCATTCCGCTGCCCAGCATCAGCAGGGCGACGGCGGTCAGCAGGGAGGAGATGGATCGGACGATCGGCAGCATGATGGATGGGGCGCTTGCTCAGAGGGACGGATGCGGCGGGCGCATCCTGCCCCGTCGGCAAGCCCGGCGCGACCCCCAAAAGCCAAGGGGCAGCAATTCCATCGCGCCGCTTCTCCAGGTGCGTCGCTTGACAGGACCTGACCGGACGGTCAATCCTTCGCAGGCGCATCGAAGCCCGACGCCGGGACCGGACAGGGCAAACGAATCAACAAGATGCCAGGACAGGAGAGAGGCCGCGTCATGGATAAGTTCGCCCGGAATCTTATGGGAGCCGCCTTCGTGGCGCTCGCGGTCGTGGGAACCGGCGTGGGGGCCGGAACGCAGGCCCTGGCGGACACGCCGAAGGACGCGCTGGTGATGGCCTGGCAGTTCGACGATATCATCAGCCTCGATCCCGCCGAGATCTTCGAGCTGTCCGGCGCCGAGTACGGTGCCCAGGTCTACGAGCGGCTGATCTCCTACGACGTGAACGATGTCAGCAAGATCCTGCCCGGGCTGGCGGAGAGCTGGGAGGTTTCGGACGACGGCAAGACCTATACCTTCAAGATCCGCGACGGAGTCGAGTTCCATTCCGGCAACGCCCTCGCCGCGGAGGACGCCGCCTATTCGCTCCGCCGCGCGGTCAAGCTGAACAAGTCCCCGGCCTTCATCCTGACCCAGTTCGGCTTCACCAAGGACAACGTGGACCAGAAGGTCCGGGCCACCGATGCCCGGACGCTGGTGATGGAGACCGACCAGGCCTACGCGCCGACTTTCGTGCTGTATTGCCTGACCGCCGGCGTCGCCTCCATCGTCGACTCCAAGCTGGTCCAGCAGAACGAGAAGGACGGCGACTTCGGGACCAACTGGCTGAAGACCAATTCCGCCGGCTCCGGCCCGTTCAAGCTCCGCCAGTGGAAAGCCAGCGAGATGCTGATGCTGGATGCCTATCCGGGCTACTGGCAGGGCGGTCCGGCCATGAAGCGGGTGATCATCCGCCACATCCCCGAGCCCGCCACCCAGCGGCTCCTGCTGGAGAAGGGCGACGTTGATGTTGCGCGCAACCTCAAGCCGGAGCAGTTCGAGCCGCTCCGCGCGTCCAAGGACATCCGGCTGGTCGAGGCGCCCAAGGGCACGCTCTGGTACATAAGCCTCAACCAGAAGAACGAGATCCTCGCCAAGCCCGAGGTCCGAAAGGCGATGCGCCATCTCGTCGATTACGACGCCATGCGCGGCAGCATCATGAACGGCCTCGGCACCGTCCACCAGGCCTTCCTGCCCAAGGGCTTCCTGGGCGCGGTGGAGGACAAGCCGTTCAAGTACGATCCGGCGAAGGCGCGGGAACTGCTGGCCGCCGCCGGATACCCCGACGGCTTCACCGTGACAATGGACGTGCGCAACACCTCGCCGACCATGGACATGGCGCAGACCATCCAGGCCAGCGCCGCGGCGGCCGGGGTCAAGATCGAGCTGCTGCCCATGGACGGCAAGCAGGCGCTGACCAAGTACCGGGCGCGCAACCAGGACATCTATATCGGCCAGTGGGGGCCCGACTACCAGGACCCGCACACCAACGCCGAGACCTTCGCGTCCAACCCG contains:
- a CDS encoding ABC transporter substrate-binding protein — protein: MDKFARNLMGAAFVALAVVGTGVGAGTQALADTPKDALVMAWQFDDIISLDPAEIFELSGAEYGAQVYERLISYDVNDVSKILPGLAESWEVSDDGKTYTFKIRDGVEFHSGNALAAEDAAYSLRRAVKLNKSPAFILTQFGFTKDNVDQKVRATDARTLVMETDQAYAPTFVLYCLTAGVASIVDSKLVQQNEKDGDFGTNWLKTNSAGSGPFKLRQWKASEMLMLDAYPGYWQGGPAMKRVIIRHIPEPATQRLLLEKGDVDVARNLKPEQFEPLRASKDIRLVEAPKGTLWYISLNQKNEILAKPEVRKAMRHLVDYDAMRGSIMNGLGTVHQAFLPKGFLGAVEDKPFKYDPAKARELLAAAGYPDGFTVTMDVRNTSPTMDMAQTIQASAAAAGVKIELLPMDGKQALTKYRARNQDIYIGQWGPDYQDPHTNAETFASNPNNADDGASKTLAWRNAWDIPELTKKTASAVLERDASKRAETYRELQKTVMEDSPFVIMFQQVEVPAVRTNVEGLVWGPSFDTNLYRLATKK